DNA from Drosophila busckii strain San Diego stock center, stock number 13000-0081.31 chromosome 2R, ASM1175060v1, whole genome shotgun sequence:
CAAGGCTATTTATGTGGTAAAGCTTATAACACAGATTTAAgtgtcaaaaatttataaaaattgtttttaaaactcATGCACAGCAGCTTGCAAACAAATCTTTAACCTTATCTTTAGCTTTagattttcatttccattgcTGTAGATTTTGCAGTACTCAACggttttaaaaattctaatagCTGAAATTTGCAGCTCgtaaaatgcaagcaactcTCTcgactcagcagcagcaacaaataccaattgcatttgttgcataataTAGTTACAAGGCCAGTCTAACAGCATGAGCTTGGCAAATTGCAGTTCATGCTGCTTGGCATTACCTTTGCtacattttaaatagaaatcaaaatcaaatttaaataccaGCGAATTGTGTGCACTTGGcatacaattgctgctgctgctgctgcttctacttatattatatatatgcctgctttttttttgtcgtatAGCTTCCGTTGTATCTGAGCTGGCTGTCCGCATTGCTGTTTCCGTGTTTCTTTgccgtgttgctgctgctgctgtgttggcATTTCATTTAGCGTTGCCTGCAATTGCCATTTCCGTTTCCTGAAATTTGCCActcgttacacacacacaggcacatacATATCAGTGAGAAAAGGCAATGTAGCCCCGCAGCCCGCACCGTTGGCAACGTCACcgacattttcatttccatgcTTGGGCGCTTCGCACGAATCAATTATTCATCATCATCGATTAAGTAAGAGAAGCAGCTCCCACCACATCGCACCACAGTGTGGTGGTGTTGGTATGCTCTTTGTTTCTATATGCTACCCCCCGTACCCGCCCGCCCCACATTGCTGCTTGGTTGtctcatttttattgttatgattTTTGCCGCGCTTGAAGGACTTTGGCCAGGCTTGGCAGCGCGAAATCGCTTTTAATGACAGCCACACAGTCCGGGCCAACTAAAAGCCGAGATTCTCGATATGCTGCTGGTGGTATACATGACCATTTTGTGTGCCCCATAGCGGCAGCATATGTGCCAGCCATATACACAAACATTACAATGCGAACACCAAACAGAtagacagacgaacagacagtCGGCAGTCCTGCCGGACAGGCTGACAAGCATCAGAGAGCACACACTCTGCTTATTTTCGCCATTatccattaaatatttatgaaaattgcttttgctgcagtttttattCACTTCGTTGTCGTCGTTTGCATGCGAGCTGAGTCAGAGCCAGAGAGCAGGAGACAGCGCATGAAATCGAGAATGGCCAGTAAAACAATAAAGCTTAAGATTTCAATTTCCTAAGAGCTTaaagttgccgttgccgctgcctttTGACTTCCATAGGCATgcatgtgcgtatgtgtgtgtgtgcttgataCACATAAATCTTGGCAAGACATGTGCTAGGGATAATCCAACATTATGAAAAGATATGCTACAATAAATATTCACATCAATAGAGCCATTTTTAATAGAACTCGTTAAGTCAAGCCACAGTCGTTTGTTATATTGATATATGTAGCAATtgataaacataaattcaaaccttttaatatatttaagcatgcCAAGCAATTAATGTGCAGCTGTTAAAAGACAAATAAATTCAGcatatttgctaaattgaaaaatgaaagtaaatttaaatgctaaaatttaagaaatataatttaacagcaaaatacacatctaaataaattggaattttataaaaaaaaatatatatttaacaaataaagctGTACTTattattaagaatttaaatgttttgaaataacaataaaagcaaagttttattaatacaaatattctcaagtttaaatttaaaaatttgcatacttagtataaaaaatgagaatataaatataacatttatataaatattttacttacaatttgttaaaaatttgatttgattgatttagTGTAAGCAGCGCTCGACTTTCAATTTCGCTCCACTTTTAACAGcaccaaaaagtatgcaataaaaaattatgtgaaACTGATAAGATTGCAACTCAAACTTGTGCTCAAGACCGCAGCTCGCTTTCTCTCACTTGGCCCGTGCCCCACGTAGTCTAGCGCTAAATTTCACTTATAGCACGGAATCTCTTACGCGCTGTTTATGACTCTGGGCGCTTGCAGCTTCCCTGATGAGACGCCCTACGTACGTAAGCTTCACTCATTAGTTGCATGTTCATGTGCACAAATCATTTAGAGATAGcaacgcgcacacacacacgcatacatacacataattCTTTGCTTAAACTGAACTTGCGCCACTTCacatatttacaatataaatttgtgtgggttgtcagtttttttttcgtctTTTTTTGCAAGGGAAATTGCGCATCATAAATTCTTTAAGGAGCTGGAGGATTTTGTCAGCGTGCAGTACTTAATAAACTCGCATcattttgccatttggcaACTCGCACTGCTACCTGCGCTACCTCAAATTACCTGTCATTTCGAAATTATGATGCCAACGCcgttagctgctgttgttgacgtTGCTTTCCGGGCGTGCTTCCTACGTCACGAAGTTATTTTGATGCCCCCAAGCAGCgtctaattttatttgcttagcgcataagatatatgtacatatgtcaAGCCGACGGGACGTAAatgctgcagcgcatttagCGATTGTAATCTGTAAGTGAAATGTCTAAAAAAAATGCGCAGAGCTTAGCGCTGCGGCTGGACATTTTGTTAGCGCTGTTGACAGCTTAGTTCAATCTATTGGCAACCACAAATTTACAAGAATTTCATAATGTGCACATAATCAAGGCTCTGGCGCCTTAAGCTGCAATGCCGCAATTGCGGGCAGACCACAGCCCAAACGCCTCAACAAAGCGACACTCAGCACAAAGAGCAGCGTGCACTTGAAGAATTCACCAGCCTCGCTGGCGCTGATGAAGGGCAGCCATTGCTTTGGATGCAAGCGATACCAGGGCACCATGTTAAGTAACTGTAAATAAACTGCAGTGCCCTGGTCATGGGcaagtaatattaaaaaatatgtaaacttACCAGCAAGTTGTGTTTGGCTTTatagaatttgttttaatttctgcTACACTCGCTTGACGCAAAGTTCATAGACGagctctgtctgtgtgtatttatttgagTTTACAAAACATTGTAGTACAACTAAGTTTAACTAAATGTACGcccatttgctgctgttaattatGCCAGGGCTAATTTACACAAGAATTTtcttttcactttcaattgcAACGATGCGCAGATCGCTAGACAAGCATGACAAAGCAAATGAGCAACACAGAAACGCAGCAAAGCCCAAAAGTGTTGAGTTTGCCATgctcaacaaatattttgttaattagcatatatgcatatatattttgttataaactaaattatcAAAAGACACATTCTTGAccttaatttaataagcacaACGCAGGCGACAAATACTAAATTCACTTGATGGAGCTGCTGAAATTCTTCTCATTGCTCAAACAGTGATTGCAAATAGTGCAgaaaatttgctataaataaataataaatatatgtaatcatttttggaattttatatgcttacgGGCAGCGAGGAGCGCGAACTGCAGCCGCCCGCCTGGGACGAGCCTGTGCATTCGAAGTGACGCAGCCAGGACTTGATCACATTGCAGGGCGGTATTTGATAAATGCTAAACTGTTTTTTAAACAAACGCTGCGCGGTGCTTATGGAATCATTATTTCTGTAGTAGGCGCGTATTATGTAGGCCCGATGCACACCCGTCCACTGATCCATTGCGACTGGCACTGCACAAATTTCTACACATGACTAGTTCACCTTGGCATTTCATATACCAAAATTTATGAACATAAAAAAGTGcatatagaaattttaattggtCATAACTATATACTATAGGCGGCGGCGTCATATGCGTTGATGCTATATTTATAGGCGCATATGTGCATTGACGCTGGCtaatgcggcgtatgagtaatcaGGCGTATTGCCGAATTTTTGGGTGCAAACGTTACACAAGTGTAAATTGCTGAGCAAGtgcaatcaatcaaataaaGTCATCATCATTACGCTTCATCAGCAGTAGTAGCAGCTAtcaaaagtgggcgtggcccaGTGACTTGAACtcatttaaagtttttcaACAAGTTAAATccgctttggcatttggccCATCATGTCAGTAGTTTGGCCAATGCCAAAGTCTTTAAGCCACTTGTTTCTTCACTTGCTTTTCTACTTTGCTACACTTACTTAGCCAAGCTAAGAAtaaaaagctaagctaaaaataaaattgtagcatcaaattaaattaagtgctatttataaaatttaatattaataatgttactagtgttttttaaaatttatttataatttattgcaatttctAAGCGTATTAATCTTTCGTTGCTggcgcaaacaaaaaagtttccATTTCGCTTACTTGCTGctttagtttcatttttttctttcgttgTTGCGCCATTTTGCTGGACCATCGAGCACGTAACTGCAATACAATGCAACATAGCGTGGGGGGAGGGGTTGGGGGGTTGGTTacatagatacagatacaattATGTAGTCTACTGTATTTGTTATTCTAGCTTTTATTGTTtcttgctttttcttttttttgctttttttgttgttgctgcaagttAGCAAATGCTGATGTCGCTTGAGCGTTTATACCGTTAGCCAGACAGTCGAGAGTCCAACCAGCCATCCATCTATCCATCCAtcctctttgtgtgtgtgtgtgtgcgtgtgtgtgctgtttttatttttccctTTGCTGTCTGCTTGTCATTTTGACACCTTCATTTGCTTCGCATAGGATTCAGAGTCAGGCCAGTGATTCGGTTGCTCTGGTAACCTTTTTATCTCGTAACGTTTCCGACACAtacgtatgcgtgtgtgtgtgtgtgtattacgtgtgtgtctgtagctgtagctgaaaatttaatttttaacgtAAGCATAGACTAAGTTCACTTTAGTTATACTGCagcaagtaaatttaaaatataaatttcattttaattatagctttTATATAGACATTacttatcaattaaattaggctatataaattaaaataattaaaaaattatatatggtACAGCTGAAATAAGAAATTTGCCTAAATACAACATTTTACATTAatcgtaaaaaataaaaaaatatgcaaagttcGAGTAATCACTATGTAAGATTATTcataaacttaagcttatgttttataaaaaaaaatgtatttaaacaatttttgcattattagttgcttatatatatctatatatcatatttgcttttttttattaaaacaattgaaattatttgaataattgaagcattagtttaaattactttaCATAAGTTGAAGCAATTCAGCATTACTTTTAAATGatcagcagcaaataattgttagTTAATAAACTTAGTAATTGTAGCAATTATTATGCAtagctataattttttcatttaaaattctgcGCCTCTCACTTTTGCGATTCTCTCTCTCAAGTTCCAAAGCCGCACATGCCAAAGTTTCAATCTCTGGCCAACTAACTTAAGTAGCCAAACTTACTGCCTTAACCCATAAGCTCCATATCAGCATGAGTTATACAAAAAAACtcaaagcggcagcaacttcatgcaacagcagcaactgcaactgcagcagcacaaaaaatggCGGAAactctgcaaaaaaaaaagcagcaacaatgccaagACAAATGATTCAATGGCCGTCTGACTGCCATGACACCCACGCCCGAGCagagaacaacaaaaaaagaatgaagaagaagaagagttaAAATCAAAAAGCATAGATTGAACAATCAAGTGGAAGCAATTTTTGGCTAAGCGCACAATTTTTGCATGTAAAGTTGAAAGGATTTGCAggctgttttttgttgctttggctgcttgtccATGTCAATGTTGCTTGATGATGACAAAGGGCCAGGGCAAACACGTAGCTGGCAACTGGGTCAAGACGCAATTGTTTATCTTGCAGCAAAAGATTTACACAGACTCAAGTGCAAGGATATTAAAATACTGAAGGCCTTGTACGGCCTGGCGAAAATTAGCTGTGCCAAATgaaagtttatattaaattttgcataaataaacgcGTGTAGCCAAGGGCAAAAAGGGAAtgttttatgtatgtgtgtgtgtgtgtgtggccggACGCTTGCATAAGCATTTCACTTTCCGGCAAAATGCCACagataaatacacacacacacacactacagtTGGAATTTCAAGGAGTTTGCAACTGTAAATCTGGCAAAACAGGATACTAAAGCTGACGCTGCAGCGCAACGGAAGCGGATGCTGTTGCTACAGCAATGGCGAGGACGCTTCTATTGGCTGTGCGGTGCGATTAGCAGCCCATGCTAAAGACTGCCGCTGACACACGCGCGCCGCTTATCAGCGACTGTCCTTGCGCGTCCTCCCGTCCACATCCAGACGCCCCATTTAAAGACGCCCCTTTTCAAATGTGAAAGTGGCACACTTGCCAAGTCGTTGAACCAAGCAGCACTTGCACTTGTGTGAAAGTAAtttgcaagtttttatttaagttagtTCCGCGAGCaaagtaatttgtatttagtttcAGTTGAGTAgtttaatttagaaaaaacTAAGCTGGCAGCTAATTCAAATGCgctgtaatatttttatattagaaCTATAGAACTGCCTTATAAACAAACgctttcaaataaataaaatatataaaataagctataaaagcagctctaatatttttaattttagttttcattCATAATCTGATCACAAAACTAATGTTAAAGCTTGAACTTTATATAAAGTTCACTGTGTAATACTAATTTAGATATATTAATAAGAAACTCATATAGTAAttgtcttatttttaattattttaataaatttctagcAGTGGTGAATGAATTGttgattatttgtatttatttatttattcattcatttatttaatgtgagCTATAAACAGTCGAcgacaaaatatatttaaaactaaattgaaaagtatttaaaaattaagtttgtgtttttaaatttgataagctcaTAGTTTaagagtgttaaacagactcaacattcgttgcaatcATGATTATGAATGatgctaattattatttaatagctatagcactaaacatttatatattataaaaaaatttacttttgatGCAAAACTTTAAGTTAATATATTCTATAAGCTTAACTGCAgctgtataatttttatttaagccacAGCGAATCAAATTAACTGCGTTGGTAGTAAGAATAACTTTAGAATTAGTTTGCAACTCATTACAAAATGCGGacaactttaatatttctcattttaactgcaattgttgcaagctcTTTGGCTTATTGTCCCAGCGGCAGCATAATAGTCGGAATCTTTTGCTATAAACGTAgagctactactactactactaggAGAGCGGggtaattaaattagaaaCATAACATGAGCGACATCTTTAGCTCAATTGGCAGCTAGTTGTTCACCAAGCTGCAGACAAATCGCAggacgtatacttaataattataagtctacaattttaataaaagctaCGCAAgatttgtatgttttttgttattgcaagcttagcttaaaattaagcCAACAGCATGACActaagctgcttgctatgcagcacaaaaattatgtttgcgCTTTCTAAGAAATTCTAATagctgcgctttgtttgctgtgctttgcaacaagtgcagcaaccacaacaacaacaactgtacAAACAGCCAACATGTTTTCGATAAATGCAACTGTACAAACAGCCAACATGTTTATCGATAAATGCGTTTGCCTGCGGAAACCGTTACACACGCGGCTTAATCCATATTTTATGATATCAAATATGTTTGGAGTGCCGCTGGTATAGCGAAGTTTACTCAATTGCTGAGGACTTTAAACCGCACAAGCAGCTGCGCATAGCAAAATTGAGGTAGTTTGGACTTTCAGAGACTCTGtcgatatataatatataatatgtcaatatcaaaaaataaaggtttgaaattttgcttgcttaagtttaatgcaaatacaattttatgcacaaaaaaGTAGTTTTATTCAATTAGACTTAatacagttttgtttatataaaaagaatataaTGTTATATAGCAAATTGAAGGTAATAAAATTACCTTTTTAATGATGTATATactttcatataaaatattcactAATAAAAAACTAGAATTGATTGAAAATTGCACACTCCAAAAAATCgttagcatataaatttataatgcttTGGGCTTGTAGTTCAGTTATATATACCCCTTGCAATTCGATTCTGTAGGGTAACTAACGCTTCAGGCTGCATGCAGCTttgttgccacgcccacgcgcaAATGCGTTCGCCCACATAGAGCAGCACACATAAACGCATACATAGACTAAATAGTTTATGTTGTTTACCAGGCagcttgcagctgttgctatcgctgctgctgttgttgttgttgttgtcatttttgttgctagtGTTGTCCTGCACTTTGGCATTAAGCAAAGCGCCCTTGCCTTGGACATGGACATGCACGAACGCAAGGATGCCAATGCCAAGCAGCACGGTGAAGCGAAGCAGGATGAAATGGACGACAACACGTAACCAATGCCAACGAGCGCCATTCAAGTGTATATGTGACTTAAATGCATTGGCTGGGGGCGGGGGGAGGAtgagcgggagcgggagcggcaGTTGGGTCGTTTTGCAGATGTCGTGCTATTTGACTGTCCTGGTTACCATTATTGTCCAGCGTGCTTCGTTCACAAATCTAATAAAAGTGTTTGGGATTTCGTTTCTCTTGCGTCTTTATTTTGCCTTTGTGACATCCTAGGCAAAGGCTCAACAGTTAGGAGCGCGCAAGCAAAATCCACAGAGACATAGCTTAAGCCAATAACTTAATTTACTGCATAATTAATGccattaaaattagtttatggtattaaatgcttttcaaCATAAAGCCAAGcttataacaaataacaaacgtTTTCAATTATGCACACAGGCCTTGGGTatataatagtttttaaaaatattataaaaatagttatgcaaagcttaaattgttaattatttaatttggaGCTTGGACTTTTTGGGCATTTGCGGACATTTTCGAAGATCAAATGGAAGCATTCGCTATGGAAAATGAACCATTCTAAACTAAACGTCGTTGATAGACCAATTCATGGAAGTGGAGTGGAGGTCTTTAGGTCCTGGGcgaaattctatataaaataaatggaatAATGGAAGATTTGTGatattagaaaaataaatagcttatCTTGACGATTTGCGGTCGAACACCTCACAGAAGCTTGAAACTCCTTTCCGAAGGAGATATGCCTCAAGCTTGTGGCAAAGATGAGCTGAAGATGTAAAACTTTTACGGAAAatcatgtaaatatttaattattaattactaattattaactaattattataacaattattactttcaagattattttttatgaattattagagttttttttgaatttgttcTATTTCTGTGCCCACACACATATAggaatttttaactttttgcaattttatgtcttttataaaataaaaatagtttatcaATCGAATATCTTTGagctatttattatataactaCAGCTGcatattgttaattgtttgttttaatcaaatattttaataatatttttgcctttATGTTACGCCGTCGGCTTTTTTACATTTCTCAGTGTTTGCCATGTTAAACATTCTGTAAGCGCTGTACATTACGTGCCTCTGTTAAGTAACATGCATTTTACATGAAATGTTAAGATGCAAAATGCAGCTGTTGCGCTGCGTGggtgcgagagcgagagcaatgCACCTAAAGAGAGCGTGTGCACTAAAGAGCAAATGGAGTACATGCGCTCTTACTTATTACTACAAGCAAAGGCCGCTAATCAGACAATTTATCGatacaattattttacatGCATATAGAACTGGTAATGCcagtaaaataattacaattaaagctacgaaataaaaaaatacataacagcgcaaataatagcaaataaGTTAATAcatttgttgacttttgtatttatgtaatcTGCAATAATTTAACGTCTTGCGCCCACTGTGCCAGAGCACAACAACGAAAATTTTGCCAgtcacaagcagcagcagcagcggcagcagaaacaacaacaacaacaacccgCCTTGTActtgtttgtatgtacatacatacatatgcatgttaCGCTTGCTGTGCCGTTCATTACAACGCAAAGTGGGAGAGTGGAAGCGAGAGCGCAACACATTTCACTTGCGCTCTGAAATTATTCTTTTGCGCTCTCCCACCGCACTGGCAATGCGTGAGAGTCACACACGTAcatatgcttgtgtgtgtgtatctgtgtgcgcACGCTTgtaatgtgtttttttttaccgCTCATTTTTACAGTACGAATTGAGACTTTGTGGCGCACGGTTGTTGAAAGACCTCTGgtaaagaagaaaataaatatatttttaacgcGCTCTAGCGAAGCAAGTtcaaccaaacaacaacagcagcagcagcgagagagagagtcgtGTGTGGTGCGGTGCTGTGGTGTATTGTGCAATAATAAATCAGCAATAAATACTTACAGTGTGTGCtataagtacatatatatagagacgTGCGTGCGtatgcattttgcatattatatatatatatatatatacatcaatttaaattaaatacttttggcttaattaaatacttccgcgcgtcgtcgtcgtcgccgtcagTTTTTCCATTTGCGTGCGCCTCTCTTTTCATTcatctctctctatctctcttttCAACCCGACGTCAACGTCAATACACTCACAGACACGCACATAATAAATACACAGAACATttacacacaccaacacacaaacacacacacacacacatacaaacatacataaacaCTTGAACAATCTCTCGACTCGATTGTTTGCAGCTCTCGTTCTCGCAACACTCTCGCTGTTTGTGTATATTCGCTCactatctctgtctctgtctgaaAAAGGGccagcagcaagcaagcagcagcagcagcagcagacacgcgatagcagcaacaaaacaacattaaaaatcatttgccTGATTATTTAGACAACAGCAGTACGTTCATACATACAATAAAGTAatctaaataataaagcataattgtataaaaagtGCCAGTGCTACTACAACAACGTGTGCGGTTTGCAAACCtgtcaaacaacaacaacaataactacagcggcagcaacaacaaaaacgacaacaacaacaacaagttaaggtaagcagctgcagtcgaCGCCTAACGGGTGAAAGTGCTTGTGTTAGTAGTTTTGCCGTTataactgcagcagcaggcaaggcaatgtacaataaaaattcatgcaagtgtgtgtgtgtctgtgtgtttgtatataattgcAGCTGTTAGCTTGCAGTGCGgtgtgtttaattaaaaatgtgcaatGTGGAAATTGGAATCATGAAAAGCAGATTTACTTAGCGCcgcgtttgctttgctcttttgTTTCGCAGCAGGGCGAAAgcataacaatagcaacaacaacaataaatctAACCGGTAGGTGATTATGCGCCACCCACGAAATAGCCAAACAAAAAGGGCAGCCcgaaaaacagcagcaaaaccaGCGAATGGTGAATTTACTCTTCTTCTGTCTGTTTGTGCTCTTTTGAcagttcgctcgctcgctctctctctcgctcactcactcactctctgtTTGCAAGTCATTGCAATCCACCCCTATGTGCGCTCTCTTGCATTTTATCCGCTTTATCCGCAAACGCAACAG
Protein-coding regions in this window:
- the LOC108595744 gene encoding uncharacterized protein LOC108595744, coding for MDQWTGVHRAYIIRAYYRNNDSISTAQRLFKKQFSIYQIPPCNVIKSWLRHFECTGSSQAGGCSSRSSLPQIFCTICNHCLSNEKNFSSSIK